Below is a window of Bacteroidota bacterium DNA.
CAATACACTTGGAGGAATGTCGAATGTGTGGATCCGTTTCAAAGGAACTTCAGATGCGGGCAATAATCTTTACCTCGACAATATTAATATCGCTCCATCTGCAATTGACGAGAATCATCTTGTTACCTCGATGAATATTTTCCCGAATCCGGCTAACGATAATTCTACAATCAATTTCGGAATGAAAGAATCCGGTAATGTAAAAATCGAGATTACAAATGAACTCGGACAAGTGATCTCCTCCGAAGATCTCGGAACTATTTCTTCCGGCGATCATTATCATGAACTGAACACCTCTTCTTTAAACGATGGAATTTATTTCATCTCCATCGTCACTTCCAATGGATCTACCACACAAAAGCTGTCGGTTAGTCATTAGAAATAAATTTCAGGATCACATAAATTTCAAAGCCCACCGATTAATTGGTGGGCTTTGATCTTGTATGCGTGGCGAGTACATAATTATGCGTTCCGAAGCCCTCGTTATGCGTGGCGAGGCCATAATTATGCGTTCCGAAGGCATCGTGATGCGTGGCGAGGCCATAATTATGCCTTCCGAAGCCCTCGCGATGCGTGGCGAGGCCATAATTATGCCTTCCGAAGCCCTCGCGATGCGTGGCGAGGGCATAATTATGCGTTCCGAAGGCATAATTCAAACAAAGCAGTTCTGCGCGGAGCAGAAAATAAATTACCAAACGTTTATCGGGTGGTTTTCGCGGGAGAAAAAAACTTCGTCCGGGAATTTTGTGGCGCTCAACGTGAAAGATGATGCGTGATCGGAAGAAAAAATTATCTCTTCGCGGGCTCGCACGATGGCGCGCGCAACTCCGCTATTTTTTTATTCCTTCCCCGGTTCGTGCAAAATGAACAACATCAATCCCGAAGAATGACTGGCCGATGTGCTGGAAAAATTACCGGAAACAAAATCATCGCAACTCTACACGCTGCTGCCGAATCATTGGCAGTCTGCGCAAAAGAAGTAAATTTATTCTATGCAACAAAGACGTGGTTCACCGGGGGGATACTATACTCCAATGCGCTCAATTGTTCACGGCGTAAGTATTGATTGCCCTTATTGTTGTCACTTCATAAATAACGTATTCGGGAAAGACGTGCCAGAGATGAATGAAATATTAACCGTTATTCAAGATCATGTAAGAGAAGAAAGAAATAAGATTTAAACGATGATTTCTATTAAAGACTCAATTACTAAATTCAAATCTTTGAACATTAAACCTTACGTGGACGGGCAAGATGTAAAGGTTTTTCAACAATACTTTCTTGAGCAATACATGCACGCATTTGGACATAATGTGTTGCCCTTCATGTTTACTGAACAAAAGCTTTTCGATTCATATTTCAGACTACGAAGACTGGATGAAATTAAAAATCTAAATGCAATTAGTGAATATGGACATCCGTCAGTTGCAGATTGCAAAAGGATTGGCAGAGCAAATTTGCCTTTTAATCCAGTATTCTACTGTTCGCATTTCCCTAAGATCGCCGTTGAAGAAATGAAAAAATGGAACGGATTGGGAAAAAAATATGCTTTAGCCAAATGGACGAAGAGAGCAAAATTTACAACGTTTAAGCATATGCCAACTTTTAGTAGTCGTCCAGAATTCAGGCAACACGCTGTTAGTATAGTGAATAAAAACGTGTCTGGAAAGCAGGATGATCGTGATAATATGCTTGAATTTTTGCTTTTTCTCGGGGACGAATTTCTTTCTGAAAATGACTATTCTGTGTCAGCAAGTTTTGCTCATCAATTAATATACAATGGACAAATAGATGTGTTAAGCTATCCAAGTGTAATTGATCTGTCGGGAATTAATTTTGCGTTTTCGCCACGTGTTTTCGCGGAAAAAAAACTTGTTTTAGATCGCGTTTATATAATCGAACCTAAGTCTGGAAATGACATTACAATATTACGTGTAGGAATTTTTGGCAACAATACTCCATACTGGTATAACGTTGGGGAACTTGACAGACAGGGGGAAATAATCATGACTATGTATTCAGATTTCTCAGGAGCTAAAAAAGTGGAATAAACATCACTGAAATGTCAGGAAGAAAAGTATGAAATAAATATTTTCTTGTCATAAGGTATCCCCCCAGTGAACCACGTCTTGTTTGAATCATTTCTGCAATTTACGCTTGCGAGTTCTAAAAAGCAAGCAAATGAATTCAGAAAAAAAAATCACGCGCAGCAAAGAAGAAATTCTTTCACTCGTTGGGCAGTAGCAGCAGAGCGGAAAAAGCAAGAAGCAATTCGCGCAAGAGCAGAAAATAAATTACCAGACATTTATCGGGTGGACGAGTCCGAAAAAAAACAAGAAAGAAGAATCATCTTTCATTCCGCTCACAGTGAATGCCGTTTCGCAAAAACCATTTGCTGAAATTCATTTCAGGACACCCGCCTGCGCATTGGCTTTCGCTTCGGCAGGCGGGGATTCGCATCGGCTGTTCACAGATTAAACTGCCTATGCTTTCTGCATACTGTGCCCCTACTGCATCTGCCGCTGAAAACTGCCTTCTAATCCTTACCTTTATATTCTAAAATTTTACCAATGAAAACTGTGCTGAATTCCATTGAAGAAGCCATTGCGGAGATCAAAGCCGGGAAAGTGGTGATCGTTGTTGACGATGAGGATCGTGAGAACGAAGGCGATTTTATTGCAGCTGCACAACATGTTACTCCCGAAGTGATCAATTTTTTTGCTACGCACGGGCGCGGGCTCATCTGCGCATCCATCACCGACGAGCGCGCAGATGAACTCGGACTTGAATTAATGGTGAGTGAAAATTCTTCTGCTTATGAAACTTCATTCACCGTTTCCATCGATCTGAAAGGTCATGGATGCACCACAGGAATTTCTGCTCACGATCGTTCTAAAACAATTAAAGCGCTCATCGATCCTTCCATCAAACCGGAAGAATTCGGAAAGCCCGGACACATTTTTCCATTGCGTGCGAAAAAAGAAGGAGTGCTTCGCCGGGCAGGACATACTGAAGCGACGATTGATCTCGCGCGCATGGCCGGGTTCGAACCTGCAGGAGCGCTCGTGGAGATCATGAATGAAGACGGAAGCATGGCACGTTTACCCGAGTTGCTGGAGATCGCTAAAAAATTTCAGCTGAAAATTATTTCCATTAAAGATCTTATCGAATACCGCCTCCGCACAGAAAGCAACATCAGTAAAGAAGTGGAAATAGAATTGCCAACTGAGTTCGGTGATTTTAAAATGGTTGCTTACACTCATCTTCCAACCGGGCAACCGCATCTCGCGATCTACAAAGGAGAATGGAAAAAAAATGAACCGGTCCTCGTGCGCGTGCACAGTTCCTGCATGACGGGAGATATTTTCGGATCGTGCCGGTGTGATTGCGGCCCGCAGTTGCACAAGGCGATGGACTTAATTCAGAAAGAAGGAAAAGGCCTCATCGTTTACATGAACCAGGAAGGAAGAGGTATCGGGCTGCTGAATAAATTGAAAGCTTACAAATTGCAGGAAGAAGGAAGAGACACTGTGGAAGCAAATACTGATCTTGGTTTCCGCGCCGATGAAAGAGATTATGGCGTGGGCGCACAGATTATCCGCGATCTCGGCATTACCAAATTAAAATTAATGACGAATAATCCGACGAAACGTGTTGGGCTTCTCGGTTACGGATTGGAGATCGTAGAAAATATTCCGCTGGAGATCCGATCGAATAAATACAATCGCCTTTATCTCGAAACAAAAAGAGACAAACTCGGGCATGTGCTGAAACTGGATGAAATGGATTGAAAATTTGAGATTCGAAATTCTTTTGGAGTTCGTCCCAAAATATATTTTTCATTCTAAAATGAAAAATAAAAAAATCTTATTTCATATTCACAAACTGCAGCGGCAATTCATAATTTCCTTTCCGGCATAACGAGATCACGGCCTGCAGATCATCTATCTTTTTTCCACTCACCCGTATCATGTCGTCCATTTGCTGTGGCTGAACTTTCAGTTTGGTGTCTTTGATGTCTTTCTGAATTTTTCTTGCCGTGTCTTTATCAATTCCCTGTTTTATTTTCAGATCCTTCCTGATCATGTTTCCGCTGGCGTAATGTTCCTTTCCTTCATCAATGCAGCGCGGATCGATCTGCTGCTTCACCATCCTGTTGCGCATAATGTCTATGATGGAATTCAAACGCATCTCGTCTTCAGTAACAATTTGCAACGT
It encodes the following:
- a CDS encoding RES domain-containing protein, with product MNIKPYVDGQDVKVFQQYFLEQYMHAFGHNVLPFMFTEQKLFDSYFRLRRLDEIKNLNAISEYGHPSVADCKRIGRANLPFNPVFYCSHFPKIAVEEMKKWNGLGKKYALAKWTKRAKFTTFKHMPTFSSRPEFRQHAVSIVNKNVSGKQDDRDNMLEFLLFLGDEFLSENDYSVSASFAHQLIYNGQIDVLSYPSVIDLSGINFAFSPRVFAEKKLVLDRVYIIEPKSGNDITILRVGIFGNNTPYWYNVGELDRQGEIIMTMYSDFSGAKKVE
- a CDS encoding bifunctional 3,4-dihydroxy-2-butanone-4-phosphate synthase/GTP cyclohydrolase II — its product is MLNSIEEAIAEIKAGKVVIVVDDEDRENEGDFIAAAQHVTPEVINFFATHGRGLICASITDERADELGLELMVSENSSAYETSFTVSIDLKGHGCTTGISAHDRSKTIKALIDPSIKPEEFGKPGHIFPLRAKKEGVLRRAGHTEATIDLARMAGFEPAGALVEIMNEDGSMARLPELLEIAKKFQLKIISIKDLIEYRLRTESNISKEVEIELPTEFGDFKMVAYTHLPTGQPHLAIYKGEWKKNEPVLVRVHSSCMTGDIFGSCRCDCGPQLHKAMDLIQKEGKGLIVYMNQEGRGIGLLNKLKAYKLQEEGRDTVEANTDLGFRADERDYGVGAQIIRDLGITKLKLMTNNPTKRVGLLGYGLEIVENIPLEIRSNKYNRLYLETKRDKLGHVLKLDEMD
- a CDS encoding YajQ family cyclic di-GMP-binding protein; amino-acid sequence: MPSFDIVSKIDVQTLDNAINSARKEIFGRFDFKGTQTTIDLDKKNLTLQIVTEDEMRLNSIIDIMRNRMVKQQIDPRCIDEGKEHYASGNMIRKDLKIKQGIDKDTARKIQKDIKDTKLKVQPQQMDDMIRVSGKKIDDLQAVISLCRKGNYELPLQFVNMK